A single Nicotiana tabacum cultivar K326 chromosome 5, ASM71507v2, whole genome shotgun sequence DNA region contains:
- the LOC107787623 gene encoding glutamine--fructose-6-phosphate aminotransferase [isomerizing] 1-like isoform X3, whose translation MKKDGGVSILKLDMAKNNRGGTLSRPVSVQRALSILEMEVEQINKGKYEHYMQKEIHEQPESVTTTMRGRLIRGGSSKAKTVLLGGLKYHLKTIRRSRRIVFIGCGTSCNAALAARSIVEELSGIPVTMEIASDLVDRQGPIYREDTAVFVSQLGGTADTLLALEYALENGALCVGITNTVGSEIARRTHCGVHINAGCEIGVASTKAYTSQIIVMAMLALAIGGDTLSNQARREVIIDGLVDLPCKVKEVLKLDNEIKDLAKLLIAEQSLLVFGRGYNYATALEGALKVKEVALMHSEGILAGEMKHGPLALVDANLPIAVIATRDACFSKQQSVIQQLNARKGRLIVMCTKGDAASVSVGGSCRVIEVPQVEDCLQPVVNVVPLQLLAYHLTVLRGHNVDQPRNLAKSVTTQ comes from the exons GATGGAGGTGTATCAATTTTAAAGTTAGACATGGCTAAGAATAACCGCGGTGGTACTCTTAGTCGGCCTGTTTCTGTTCAACGTGCCCTGTCAATTCTTGAGATGGAGGTGGAGCagataaataaaggaaaatatgagCATTACATGCAAAAAGAAATTCATGAGCAACCAGAATCTGTGACTACTACGATGCGAGGGAGGCTTATTCGTGGAGGATCATCTAAAGCAAAGACTGTTCTTTTGGGGGGCCTAAAGTATCACCTCAAAACTATACGGAGGAGCAGAAGGATTGTTTTTATTGGGTGTGGCACAAGTTGCAATGCAGCTTTAGCTGCAAGGTCCATTGTGGAAGAGCTCTCTG GTATTCCTGTAACCATGGAGATTGCCAGTGACTTGGTGGATAGACAGGGACCAATATATAGAGAAGACACAGCTGTCTTTGTTAGTCAATTGGGAGGAACTGCTGACACTTTGCTTGCACTGGAGTATGCTTTAGAAAATGGCGCATTATGTGTTGGCATTACAAACACTGTTGGTAGTGAAATTGCTAGGCGTACCCACTGCGGTGTTCATATAAATGCGGGCTGTGAGATAGGAGTGGCCAGTACAAAG GCATATACGAGCCAAATCATTGTGATGGCTATGTTGGCTCTTGCAATCGGAGGTGACACACTCTCGAATCAAGCAAGAAGAGAAGTAATAATAGATGGTCTAGTTGACTTGCCAT GTAAGGTGAAAGAAGTACTCAAGCTTGATAACGAAATAAAAGATCTTGCTAAGCTACTGATTGCTGAGCAATCGCTTCTTGTATTTGGAAGAGGTTATAACTATGCAACAGCTCTTGAAGGTGCTTTGAAGGTAAAGGAGGTAGCACTGATGCACAGTGAAGGAATACTTGCTGGCGAAATGAAACATGGTCCGTTGGCTTTAGTCGATGCAAATCTCCCTATTGCAGTAATTGCCACTCGTGATGCTTGTTTCAG CAAACAGCAATCCGTCATTCAGCAGCTTAATGCAAGGAAAGGCCGACTGATAGTAATGTGCACAAAAGGAGATGCAGCATCTGTTTCTGTTGGTGGATCCTGTAGAGTAATTGAAGTTCCTCAGGTTGAGGACTGTTTGCAGCCTGTAGTTAACGTCGTTCCGTTACAG